A genomic window from Nocardioides rotundus includes:
- the sepX gene encoding divisome protein SepX/GlpR translates to MGSPDVFIFLAVVVAWAVYLIPKALSHHEEAVRSRSIDRFSDTMRVLARREPVNSRNARLVLQPGRAATSTQVSTKGPGLSPAQQRARREAARRATKRRRNVLLVLLLATLTVAGFAAANLISWGYLAIPAVLVVAWLVTCRVMVKGERTVAAPARVEAPAEEPAETVDPRHPESFEVSRNDDGFDEVAPSATTAVTAADPRLWDPLPMTLPTYVDAPAARRTVRTIDLDSTGVWSSGRNEIDSALAREAEESERAARDAAADRGRATGS, encoded by the coding sequence GTGGGATCCCCCGACGTTTTCATCTTCCTGGCCGTGGTGGTGGCCTGGGCCGTCTACCTGATTCCGAAGGCGCTCAGTCACCACGAGGAGGCGGTGCGCTCCCGCTCGATCGACCGTTTCTCCGACACGATGCGGGTGCTCGCGCGTCGTGAGCCGGTGAACTCGCGCAACGCCCGGCTGGTGCTCCAGCCCGGTCGCGCCGCGACCTCGACCCAGGTGTCGACCAAGGGTCCGGGCCTCTCACCCGCGCAGCAGCGCGCCCGCCGTGAGGCCGCGCGTCGCGCCACCAAGCGCCGCCGCAACGTGCTGCTGGTCCTGCTGCTGGCGACCCTCACCGTGGCCGGCTTCGCTGCCGCGAATCTGATCTCGTGGGGCTACCTCGCGATCCCCGCAGTGCTCGTCGTCGCGTGGCTGGTCACCTGCCGGGTGATGGTGAAGGGCGAGCGGACCGTCGCCGCGCCGGCCCGTGTCGAGGCGCCGGCCGAGGAGCCCGCGGAGACCGTCGACCCGCGGCACCCCGAGTCCTTCGAGGTCAGCCGCAACGACGACGGCTTCGACGAGGTGGCGCCCAGCGCGACCACCGCGGTCACCGCCGCCGACCCGCGCCTGTGGGACCCGCTACCGATGACCCTGCCGACCTACGTCGACGCCCCGGCCGCCCGCCGTACCGTCCGGACCATCGACCTGGACTCCACCGGCGTGTGGAGCTCGGGCCGCAACGAGATCGACTCCGCGCTCGCCCGCGAGGCCGAGGAGTCCGAGCGCGCCGCCCGTGACGCCGCCGCGGACCGGGGCCGCGCCACCGGGTCCTGA
- a CDS encoding single-stranded DNA-binding protein, which translates to MAIRTQQSISGFIATDPQLTTTENGDARFYARFGQENYRREEDGSFTKLEPSFSNLVLYRATAERAYERFAKGDNFVAEGYAHEYSYTRDGQQIEGEEFVAKKIGHDTARTRYEVDRTPRRTADRENVTREQNQAFDPPPARPAADAPVLGH; encoded by the coding sequence ATGGCTATCCGCACGCAGCAGTCCATCTCGGGGTTCATCGCCACTGATCCCCAGCTCACGACCACAGAGAACGGTGACGCACGGTTCTATGCCCGGTTCGGGCAGGAGAACTACCGCCGCGAAGAGGACGGATCGTTCACGAAGCTGGAGCCGAGCTTCAGCAACCTTGTGCTGTACCGGGCGACCGCCGAACGCGCCTACGAGCGGTTCGCCAAAGGCGACAACTTCGTCGCCGAAGGCTACGCGCACGAGTACTCCTACACCCGCGACGGGCAACAGATCGAGGGCGAGGAGTTCGTGGCCAAGAAGATCGGCCACGACACCGCCCGCACCCGCTACGAGGTGGACCGCACACCCCGCCGGACAGCAGACCGCGAGAACGTCACCCGTGAGCAGAACCAGGCGTTCGACCCGCCACCAGCCCGGCCGGCTGCCGATGCGCCGGTGCTGGGCCACTGA
- a CDS encoding type IV secretory system conjugative DNA transfer family protein, with the protein MNAPQRQSGSYGDELTNAALIALIGMFGVALILRASASVAAFLTGTPQPDAGPAAGLGVLFNPSDPASALAADGLNPFVYWGTTALLLSGLVTIGAWVWVRLRRRSRKVARDPRRLAGTATAQEVTETASAKALLKRASTLRPSLTDPDPEDVGYLIGTARGKQVWASVEDSILLIGPPRSGKGLHIVIPTILDAPGAVVTTSTRPDNLTATLRARERLGPVAVFDPQHLAEGIPAGLRWSPIRGCQDPLTAMIRATGLAAATGLSAGGVEAGGFWEGKTRTALQALLHAAALDYRPPAELFRWTLDPSAAAEAVAILTNSPLAATGWADSLGAMIDADPKTRDSIWQGVALALGALADPRVLDTVTPRPGEDFDPEDFITDRGTLYLLATGAGAGASAALVAAFVEDLIETARRIAARSPGARLDPPLLLALDEIGNLAPLPSLPTLMAEGGGTGITTLPVLQSLAQARDKWSDNQAGAIWDASIVKIILGGASNSRDLQDLSTLIGERDEYTDSVTVGDHGTRSNQRSIRRVPILPPDRIRTLPFGTGVTLLRAAPPIITDLRAWPTRPDATQLKTDRAEIEALLRHPGQPRALPGEGRAPA; encoded by the coding sequence ATGAACGCTCCACAGCGGCAGAGCGGTTCCTACGGCGACGAGCTGACCAACGCCGCGCTCATCGCCCTGATCGGCATGTTCGGCGTCGCCCTCATCCTGCGCGCCTCCGCCTCGGTGGCGGCGTTCCTCACCGGCACACCGCAACCCGACGCCGGTCCGGCGGCCGGCCTCGGGGTGCTGTTCAACCCCAGTGACCCGGCAAGCGCGCTGGCCGCCGACGGGCTCAATCCGTTTGTGTACTGGGGCACCACCGCGCTCCTGCTCTCAGGACTCGTGACCATCGGTGCCTGGGTGTGGGTGCGGCTGCGCCGGCGCTCCCGGAAGGTCGCGCGTGACCCGCGGCGCCTCGCCGGGACCGCCACCGCCCAGGAAGTCACCGAAACAGCCTCCGCCAAAGCGCTGCTGAAACGGGCCTCGACGCTACGGCCCTCGCTGACCGACCCAGACCCGGAGGATGTCGGCTACCTGATCGGCACCGCGCGGGGCAAGCAGGTGTGGGCGTCCGTGGAGGACTCGATCCTGCTCATCGGCCCACCCCGCTCCGGCAAGGGCCTGCACATCGTCATCCCCACGATCCTGGACGCCCCCGGCGCAGTAGTCACCACCAGCACCCGGCCGGACAACCTCACCGCCACCCTCCGCGCCCGAGAGCGTCTCGGCCCGGTGGCGGTGTTCGACCCCCAGCACTTGGCCGAGGGCATCCCCGCCGGGCTGCGCTGGTCCCCGATCCGCGGCTGCCAGGACCCGCTGACGGCCATGATCCGTGCCACCGGACTGGCCGCCGCCACCGGGCTGTCCGCCGGCGGTGTCGAAGCCGGCGGCTTCTGGGAAGGCAAGACCCGCACCGCCCTCCAAGCCCTCCTGCACGCCGCCGCCCTCGACTACCGGCCACCGGCCGAATTGTTCCGCTGGACACTCGACCCCTCCGCAGCGGCCGAAGCCGTCGCGATCCTCACCAACTCACCCCTAGCCGCCACCGGGTGGGCGGACTCCCTCGGGGCGATGATCGACGCCGACCCCAAGACCCGCGACTCCATCTGGCAAGGCGTGGCGCTGGCCCTCGGCGCCCTTGCCGACCCCCGCGTACTGGATACCGTGACGCCACGACCAGGTGAGGACTTCGACCCCGAGGACTTCATCACCGACCGCGGCACCCTCTACCTACTCGCCACCGGCGCCGGCGCCGGGGCGTCCGCGGCCCTGGTGGCTGCGTTCGTCGAAGACCTCATCGAAACCGCCCGCAGGATCGCGGCCCGTTCACCCGGCGCCCGGCTCGACCCGCCCCTGCTGCTTGCCCTGGACGAGATCGGCAACCTCGCCCCCCTGCCTTCGCTTCCAACGCTGATGGCCGAAGGCGGCGGCACTGGCATCACCACCCTGCCCGTGCTCCAGTCCCTCGCCCAGGCACGCGACAAGTGGTCCGACAACCAGGCCGGCGCGATCTGGGACGCCTCCATCGTCAAGATCATCCTCGGCGGCGCCTCCAACAGCCGCGACCTTCAAGACCTGTCCACCCTCATCGGTGAGCGCGACGAGTACACCGACTCCGTCACCGTCGGCGACCACGGCACCCGCTCCAACCAACGCTCCATCCGCCGCGTCCCGATCCTCCCACCCGACCGCATCCGCACACTCCCGTTCGGCACCGGCGTCACCCTCCTCCGCGCCGCACCACCCATCATCACCGACCTACGCGCCTGGCCGACCCGGCCTGACGCGACCCAGCTGAAGACCGACCGGGCCGAAATCGAAGCGCTGCTGCGCCACCCCGGACAGCCGCGAGCCCTGCCTGGGGAGGGGCGTGCACCTGCCTGA